In Mus caroli unplaced genomic scaffold, CAROLI_EIJ_v1.1 scaffold_11103_1, whole genome shotgun sequence, the following are encoded in one genomic region:
- the LOC110288056 gene encoding olfactory receptor 187-like, with the protein MEKDNTTLLIQFVLSGLVHLPQWKIPMFLLFLVIYLITIVGNLGLITLIWNDPHLHIPMYLFLGTLAFVDTWLSSTVTPKMLLDFFAKNKLISFSECMIQFFSFAICATTECFLLASMAYDRYAAICKPLHYSVIMTNRLCVRLLTLSFLGGFIHALIHEGFLFRLIFCSSHIIHHFYCDVIPLLKISCNDPSLNYLMLFIFSGSIQVFTITTILVSYTLVLFSILKQKSIKSIKKAFSTCGAHLLSVSLYYGPLLFMYVHPASPQVNDEDMMDSVFYTIIIPVLNPIIYSLRNKQVKSSLANFLRRNT; encoded by the coding sequence ATGGAAAAGGACAACACAACACTACTCATTCAGTTTGTTCTCTCAGGACTTGTTCATCTGCCCCAGTGGAAAATCCCCATGTTCCTGCTGTTCTTGGTCATCTATCTCATCACCATTGTGGGCAACCTTGGTCTGATCACTCTCATCTGGAATGACCCTCACCTTCACATTCCTATGTACTTATTTCTTGGGACTTTAGCTTTTGTGGATACTTGGTTATCATCCACAGTGACACCAAAGATGCTCCTAGACTTTTTTGCCAAGAATAAACTGATCTCTTTCTCTGAGTGCATGATacagtttttttcctttgcaatctGTGCAACCACAGAATGTTTTCTCTTGGCAtcaatggcctatgatcgctatgcAGCCATATGCAAACCTTTACACTACTCAGTGATCATGACAAATAGACTCTGTGTACGTCTTTTAACATTGTCGTTTTTAGGTGGATTTATTCATGCTTTAATCCATGAAGGCTTTTTATTCAGATTAATTTTCTGTAGCTCTCACATAATACACCACTTTTATTGTGATGTTATACCACTGTTAAAGATTTCCTGTAATGACCCTTCTCTTAATTACctgatgctttttattttctctggctcGATTCAGGTATTCACAATTACAACTATCCTTGTCTCTTATACACTTGTTCTGTTTTCTATCCTAAAGCAGAAATCTATCAAAAGCATAAAGAAAGCCTTTTCCACCTGTGGAGCccatctcctttctgtttctttgtacTATGGCCCTCTGCTCTTCATGTATGTGCACCCTGCATCTCCACAAGTAAATGATGAAGACATGATGGACTCTGTATTTTATACCATCATAATTCCTGTACTGAACCCAATTATCTACAGTTTGAGGAATAAGCAAGTAAAAAGTTCACTGGCAAATTTTTTAAGGAGAAATACTTAG
- the LOC110288058 gene encoding olfactory receptor 187-like → MKNSTVLTEFVLKGLTGSPELQVSLFLFFFFFFFFFFFFFFFFFFFLVIYLITIVGNLGLIALIWNDPHLHIPMYSFLGHLAFVDACLSSTVAPKMLLDFLQINKMISYSECMIQFFIFGICATTECFLLAAMAYDRYVAICKPLLYPMIMTKRLCICLLVLSFVGGILHSSIHEGFLLLLNFCNSHIVHQFFCDIVPLLKISCTDTTINFQLLFIFALIIQVLTIVIVLVSYTLVLFKILQRKSVQGMKKAFSTCGAHLLSVSLYYGPVLIIYIFPLSQEADGQDIIDSLFYTVIIPVLNPIIYSLRKKQVMDSLKKVLKQKA, encoded by the coding sequence atgaaaaattcaaCTGTGCTGACAGAGTTTGTGCTTAAAGGGCTCACAGGGTCTCCAGAGCTACAGGTgtccttgttcttgtttttttttttttttttttttttttttttttttttttttttttttttttttttttttttggtgatctATCTTATCACTATTGTAGGGAACCTTGGTCTAATTGCTCTGATCTGGAATGACCCTCACTTACATATCCCTATGTACTCCTTTCTTGGCCATCTGGCTTTTGTGGATGCTTGCCTATCATCCACAGTGGCACCAAAGATGTTACTCGATTTCTTACAGATCAATAAGATGATTTCCTACTCTGAATGCATGATACAATTCTTTATCTTTGGAATCTGTGCTACTACAGAATGTTTCTTGTTAGCAGCTATGGCATATGATCGCTATGTAGCCATATGCAAACCTTTACTTTATCCAATGATTATGACTAAGAGACTATGTATATGTCTCTTAGTCCTGTCTTTTGTAGGTGGAATTCTTCATTCTTCAATACACGAGGGATTTCTATTACTACTAAACTTCTGCAATTCCCATATAGTACATCAATTTTTCTGTGACATCGTTCCATTGCTAAAGATTTCCTGTACTGACACTACTATTAATTTTcaactgttatttatttttgctttaataaTTCAAGTCCTCACCATTGTGATTGTTCTTGTGTCCTATACACTAGTGCTGTTTAAGATTTTGCAAAGGAAGTCTGTCCAAGGCATGAAGAAGGCTTTCTCTACCTGTGGTGCCCATCTCTTATCTGTGTCTCTGTACTATGGGCCTGTTCTCATCATATATATTTTCCCTTTGTCGCAAGAAGCAGATGGTCAAGATATCATAGACTCTCTGTTTTACACGGTAATAATTCCTGTCTTAAATCCAATTATCTACAGCCTGAGAAAAAAGCAAGTCATGGATTCTCTGAAAAAGGTTTTAAAGCAAAAGGCTTAG